A genomic region of Runella rosea contains the following coding sequences:
- a CDS encoding Gfo/Idh/MocA family protein has protein sequence MSKKINIAIVGLGFGAEFIPIYQRHPNANMYAICQRNVEKLNAIGDAFNIDVRYSNYDELLKDPNIDAVHINSPIPNHAEQTLKALRAGKHVACTVPMATSVEDCMEIVKTCKETGKKYMMMETVVYAREFLFVKELYEKGELGKVQFLKASHQQDMDGWPDYWPGLPPMHYATHCVGPVAGLLRLEAEYVSCFGSGTIREELAKIHNSPFAVESAHIKFKDSDLSAYVYRSLFDVARQYRESFEVYGSKKSFEWPLIEGEEAVIHTAKKEEHEIPERVATPDYAHLLPEEIQAFTTRGVYDIDENTHLSFTQGAGHGGSHPHLVHEFLTALVEDRAPFPNAAQSANWTSVGILAHESAMQGGKIMYLPDFNA, from the coding sequence ATGTCTAAAAAAATCAACATCGCCATCGTAGGACTCGGTTTTGGAGCCGAATTTATCCCTATCTATCAGCGTCACCCAAACGCCAATATGTACGCCATTTGTCAGCGGAATGTCGAAAAGCTCAACGCCATCGGCGACGCTTTCAACATTGATGTGCGCTACTCCAATTACGATGAATTATTGAAAGACCCCAATATTGACGCCGTTCACATCAATTCTCCCATCCCCAACCACGCCGAGCAAACCTTAAAAGCATTGCGCGCGGGCAAACACGTGGCCTGTACCGTTCCGATGGCTACCTCGGTAGAAGATTGCATGGAAATCGTAAAAACCTGCAAAGAAACGGGTAAAAAATACATGATGATGGAAACAGTAGTATATGCTCGTGAGTTTCTATTTGTGAAAGAGTTGTACGAAAAAGGCGAACTTGGTAAAGTGCAGTTTCTGAAAGCTTCGCATCAGCAAGACATGGACGGCTGGCCTGACTACTGGCCTGGCTTGCCTCCTATGCACTACGCCACGCACTGCGTGGGTCCAGTAGCAGGCTTGTTGCGGTTGGAAGCAGAATATGTTTCGTGTTTCGGTTCGGGAACAATTCGGGAAGAATTGGCCAAAATCCACAACTCACCATTTGCCGTAGAATCAGCCCATATCAAGTTTAAAGACAGCGATTTGAGCGCGTACGTTTACCGTTCGTTGTTTGACGTTGCCCGCCAATACCGCGAAAGCTTTGAGGTATACGGCTCTAAAAAATCATTTGAATGGCCGCTCATAGAAGGTGAAGAAGCCGTGATTCATACCGCCAAAAAAGAGGAGCACGAGATTCCAGAACGCGTCGCTACGCCCGATTATGCTCATTTGTTACCCGAAGAAATACAGGCGTTTACTACAAGAGGCGTGTATGACATTGACGAAAACACTCACCTTTCGTTTACGCAGGGAGCAGGGCACGGCGGCTCACACCCTCACTTGGTCCATGAATTTTTGACGGCTTTGGTGGAAGACCGTGCCCCATTCCCCAACGCGGCCCAATCGGCCAACTGGACGTCGGTCGGTATTTTGGCGCACGAATCGGCCATGCAGGGTGGCAAGATTATGTATTTGCCTGATTTTAATGCGTAA
- a CDS encoding PVC-type heme-binding CxxCH protein gives MKRFLPIVLLAILTWQCATQKPAQTAQSNQPVTPRRLEILFLGDNGHHRPIERVPAIMSALGSKGINFTYSDQLDDLNPTNLAKYDGVLLYANWDTISKPQERALVDYIASGKGFIPVHCASYCFRNSDELVKIMGGQFWRHTWDTIRPVWTNPNHPAIMGVKQFKTLDETYLHSKLQPDNLVLTEREIQPDQYKDKPNTKTEPYTWVRTHGKGRIFYTAYGHDDRTWSQPEFMKMLEKGIRWAVGDQAVKNLDALDPLPFTYKEAKLPNYEKRPGPQLQQNAVTPEQSMKHIQVPADFTLELFAAEPNVMHPIAMSWDERGRLYVLITKDYPNERKDTGGTDYILICEDTDKDGKADKFTRFAEGLSIPTGMVFANGGLIVSQAPHMLFLKDTNGDDKADEKKILFSGFGTGDTHAGPSNLHYGFDNWIWGCVGYSGFEGKLKDNTDSLKFGQAFFRFKPDGSKMEWMTSTSNNTWGFAFNEAGDVFGSTANNSHGWYMAIPHRYFTGNTGMGRDNGSRGTDTHKDMKPITPRIRQVDVFGGFTAAAGHNFYTARAFPKKYWNQIAFVAEPTGHVLHQNQMVKKGTDYEDKEAFNLMAGADEWFSPVFAEVGPDGAVWVADWYSFIIQHNPTPQGFGNGKGNAYDTDLRDYTHGRIYRVGYKQAPAYTPISLSKDRPAELVAALKNSNMFWRNHAQRMLVERGNKDVVPQLIALVNDSSVDEIGLNPAAIHALWALEGLGAMNDESVLKAVTSALKHPSAAVRKNAVQILPPTAATAQALLSNNTLNDSEPLVVLNSLLKFSETPLTPEAEKTILARFENSNEADDRWLPDAFSIILNAHGGKLMKTYLAKRTVGMKAEVAPSHGKASAPMTHDHSAMHGPNAAPPQASAANHMAHAATKPDLAITNITTTPAQPFVREYAAVTIEVTNKGAAIPKEIVPVVKVQIEGLGLKINTVSYQLKNGIGAGETIQLVENNNGPWVGRFGFTAEQAGKLRISASIDPDNLIPEEDDVKNNSFAKTFEVKRPAKLSDFALERAARSYASSTVSPDSVIALIVKANTLDSDARYAVLKGIVNGWNPRRKVTTNDANKMLLVSTKETISEDLKAKFTGIVESFGANALVPVDPNLQVIKIKSIKEAMKFDVKEFTVIAGKPVELVFENPDAMQHNLVIIKPKSTDIVGNAADKMITQKDAAEKNYVPNLPQVIAFTPLVNPDQTYRLTFTAPTELGNYPYICTFPGHWRLMSGVMKVVKEEVKTTSK, from the coding sequence ATGAAACGTTTCCTACCCATTGTTTTACTCGCGATTTTGACATGGCAATGCGCTACGCAAAAACCCGCACAAACGGCCCAATCCAACCAACCCGTAACTCCACGCCGGCTGGAAATTCTGTTTCTGGGCGACAATGGCCACCACCGCCCCATCGAGCGTGTGCCCGCCATCATGTCTGCGCTGGGAAGCAAGGGCATCAACTTTACCTATTCTGACCAATTGGACGACCTCAATCCGACCAATCTGGCCAAGTATGACGGAGTACTGCTGTATGCCAACTGGGATACCATCAGCAAACCTCAGGAGCGTGCATTGGTAGACTACATCGCGAGTGGCAAAGGGTTTATTCCTGTTCACTGCGCCTCGTATTGTTTTCGCAATTCGGATGAATTGGTAAAAATCATGGGTGGCCAATTCTGGCGGCACACGTGGGACACCATTCGTCCGGTTTGGACCAATCCCAACCACCCTGCCATCATGGGCGTGAAGCAGTTCAAAACACTGGACGAAACGTATCTGCACAGCAAACTACAACCCGACAATCTGGTATTGACCGAGCGCGAGATTCAGCCCGATCAGTACAAAGATAAGCCTAATACTAAAACGGAGCCATACACATGGGTACGCACGCATGGCAAAGGCCGCATTTTCTACACGGCTTATGGTCACGACGACCGCACTTGGAGCCAGCCCGAGTTTATGAAAATGCTCGAAAAAGGAATTCGTTGGGCCGTGGGTGACCAAGCTGTCAAAAACCTAGATGCACTTGACCCGCTACCGTTTACGTATAAAGAAGCCAAACTTCCCAACTACGAAAAGCGCCCTGGCCCGCAATTGCAGCAGAATGCCGTTACACCTGAGCAGTCGATGAAACACATTCAGGTGCCCGCCGATTTTACCTTGGAGTTGTTTGCAGCCGAGCCTAACGTAATGCACCCCATTGCCATGAGCTGGGACGAGCGGGGTCGTTTGTACGTTTTGATTACCAAAGATTATCCCAACGAACGCAAAGATACAGGTGGCACTGACTATATTCTCATTTGCGAAGACACCGACAAAGACGGTAAAGCCGATAAGTTTACGCGTTTTGCTGAAGGCTTAAGCATTCCAACGGGCATGGTATTTGCCAATGGCGGTTTGATTGTGAGTCAGGCACCGCACATGCTTTTCCTGAAAGATACCAACGGTGACGACAAAGCAGACGAAAAGAAAATCCTTTTCTCGGGCTTTGGTACGGGCGATACCCACGCGGGTCCCAGCAACTTACACTATGGTTTTGACAACTGGATTTGGGGTTGTGTGGGCTATTCTGGATTCGAAGGAAAACTCAAAGACAACACCGACAGTCTGAAATTCGGACAGGCATTTTTCCGTTTCAAACCCGATGGTTCTAAAATGGAATGGATGACCAGTACTTCTAACAACACGTGGGGATTTGCTTTCAACGAAGCTGGCGATGTGTTTGGCTCCACGGCCAACAACTCACATGGCTGGTACATGGCCATCCCGCACCGTTATTTTACGGGCAATACAGGCATGGGCCGCGACAACGGTAGCCGAGGTACCGATACCCACAAAGACATGAAGCCCATCACCCCAAGGATTCGTCAAGTAGACGTTTTTGGGGGCTTTACCGCCGCCGCAGGACATAATTTTTATACCGCACGGGCCTTCCCTAAGAAATACTGGAACCAAATTGCCTTCGTCGCTGAGCCTACCGGTCACGTACTGCACCAAAACCAAATGGTAAAAAAAGGTACTGATTACGAAGACAAAGAAGCCTTCAACCTCATGGCGGGTGCTGATGAATGGTTTTCTCCCGTTTTTGCCGAAGTTGGACCCGACGGTGCCGTTTGGGTAGCCGACTGGTACAGCTTTATTATTCAACACAACCCTACTCCACAGGGCTTTGGCAATGGTAAAGGAAATGCTTACGACACCGATCTTCGCGATTATACCCACGGACGTATTTACCGAGTAGGCTACAAGCAAGCACCTGCCTACACACCAATTTCATTGAGCAAAGACCGCCCAGCGGAATTGGTAGCGGCCCTGAAAAACTCTAATATGTTTTGGCGAAACCACGCCCAACGTATGTTGGTGGAAAGAGGCAACAAGGACGTTGTACCGCAACTGATTGCGCTGGTCAATGACTCATCTGTTGACGAAATTGGCCTGAACCCTGCCGCAATTCATGCCCTCTGGGCGCTAGAAGGCTTGGGAGCTATGAATGATGAAAGTGTTTTGAAAGCCGTTACTTCTGCTTTAAAACATCCAAGCGCCGCCGTTCGCAAGAATGCCGTCCAAATTCTGCCTCCTACGGCCGCTACTGCACAAGCGCTATTATCTAATAATACCCTGAACGATAGCGAGCCGCTGGTAGTGCTGAATTCGCTTTTGAAGTTTAGCGAAACACCGTTGACGCCAGAAGCCGAGAAAACCATTTTGGCCCGTTTTGAAAACTCAAACGAAGCCGATGACCGTTGGTTACCCGATGCATTCTCGATTATCTTGAATGCACACGGCGGGAAATTAATGAAAACGTACTTGGCTAAGCGTACGGTTGGAATGAAAGCGGAGGTCGCACCGTCGCACGGCAAGGCGTCGGCACCCATGACCCATGACCACAGCGCCATGCACGGGCCTAATGCTGCCCCACCGCAAGCGTCGGCAGCAAATCATATGGCACACGCTGCCACTAAGCCCGACTTAGCGATTACCAACATTACCACCACCCCTGCGCAACCTTTTGTAAGGGAGTACGCCGCCGTCACGATTGAAGTCACCAACAAAGGCGCTGCCATTCCGAAAGAAATAGTGCCCGTGGTGAAAGTCCAAATTGAAGGCTTAGGACTCAAAATCAACACCGTCAGCTACCAATTGAAAAATGGTATCGGCGCGGGTGAAACCATTCAATTGGTCGAAAATAACAACGGCCCTTGGGTAGGTAGGTTTGGATTTACGGCCGAACAGGCGGGAAAATTGCGCATCAGCGCCAGCATCGACCCAGATAACCTGATTCCCGAAGAAGATGACGTAAAAAACAATTCATTTGCCAAAACCTTTGAAGTAAAACGCCCCGCCAAACTTTCTGACTTTGCGTTGGAGCGCGCCGCCCGGAGCTATGCTTCCTCTACAGTAAGCCCAGATTCGGTTATTGCGTTGATTGTCAAAGCCAATACGCTAGACAGCGACGCGCGTTATGCGGTGTTGAAAGGAATCGTAAATGGTTGGAATCCACGTCGTAAAGTGACAACCAACGATGCTAACAAAATGCTGTTGGTTAGCACCAAAGAAACCATTTCGGAAGATTTGAAAGCCAAATTCACGGGCATTGTGGAGTCTTTCGGGGCCAATGCTTTGGTTCCCGTAGACCCGAATTTGCAGGTCATCAAAATCAAATCCATCAAGGAAGCGATGAAGTTTGATGTCAAAGAATTTACGGTTATTGCTGGCAAACCCGTTGAATTGGTTTTTGAAAACCCCGATGCTATGCAGCACAACTTGGTGATTATCAAACCTAAATCAACAGATATTGTAGGAAATGCGGCTGATAAGATGATTACGCAAAAAGACGCGGCCGAGAAAAACTACGTCCCTAATCTGCCGCAAGTAATCGCGTTCACACCGTTGGTCAACCCCGACCAAACCTATCGCCTTACCTTCACGGCACCGACTGAACTGGGTAATTACCCATACATCTGTACGTTCCCTGGCCACTGGCGACTGATGAGCGGGGTGATGAAAGTGGTAAAAGAAGAAGTGAAGACGACCAGTAAGTAG
- a CDS encoding acyltransferase family protein, with product MQNRLLSLDVFRGITVAAMILVNNPGDWEHVYSPLLHAHWHGCTPTDLIFPFFLFIVGVSISFAMTKTTPSIPKIIKRSAILFGLGLFLNLYPKFDFANVRIPGVLQRIALVYLVCSLIFIKTSRNTQIITTIILLISYWLLMTLVPVPGVGYANLEPATNLGAWVDRNLLTTAHLWRSAKVWDPEGIFSTIPAIGTGMLGVLTGQWLRTKRTDAEKMAWLFLSGNALIIGGLIWNEFFPINKSLWTSSFVIYAGGWAMVALAICYWLIDVQGYRRWTAPFVAFGVNAITVFFLSGIIPRTLPLLKINTAEGPVGSQVWMQKNLISVWFNNPYNASLAGALTFITIWFVILYVMYKKGIIIKV from the coding sequence ATGCAAAACCGCTTACTTTCTTTGGATGTATTTCGTGGTATTACTGTCGCGGCTATGATTTTGGTCAATAACCCTGGCGATTGGGAGCATGTCTATTCGCCTTTACTCCATGCTCATTGGCACGGATGTACACCGACGGACCTCATTTTCCCCTTTTTTCTGTTTATCGTAGGGGTATCTATTTCCTTCGCTATGACCAAGACTACGCCATCTATCCCTAAAATCATCAAGCGCAGTGCGATTTTGTTTGGATTGGGATTGTTCCTGAATTTGTATCCAAAGTTTGATTTTGCCAACGTGCGTATCCCCGGGGTTTTGCAGCGGATTGCCCTTGTGTATTTGGTTTGTTCGTTGATTTTTATCAAAACATCGCGCAACACGCAAATTATTACCACTATTATACTGCTTATTTCCTACTGGTTATTGATGACTTTGGTGCCAGTGCCAGGTGTAGGATACGCCAATCTGGAGCCTGCTACTAATTTAGGCGCGTGGGTAGACCGCAATCTGCTGACCACGGCGCATTTGTGGCGGTCGGCAAAAGTATGGGACCCCGAAGGAATTTTCAGCACCATCCCCGCCATTGGCACTGGCATGTTGGGGGTGTTGACTGGGCAATGGTTGCGAACTAAACGAACCGATGCCGAAAAAATGGCGTGGCTGTTTCTTTCGGGCAATGCGCTCATCATTGGCGGGCTGATTTGGAACGAGTTTTTTCCCATCAACAAATCCCTCTGGACGAGCTCATTTGTGATTTATGCGGGGGGCTGGGCCATGGTCGCTTTAGCAATCTGCTATTGGTTGATTGATGTGCAGGGCTACCGCCGCTGGACGGCTCCTTTCGTGGCCTTCGGTGTCAATGCAATTACGGTCTTTTTTCTGTCTGGGATTATTCCCCGTACCTTGCCACTTCTCAAAATCAATACGGCAGAAGGACCTGTAGGTTCGCAGGTTTGGATGCAGAAAAATCTGATAAGCGTTTGGTTCAACAATCCTTACAACGCCTCTTTGGCGGGTGCGCTCACGTTTATCACGATTTGGTTTGTGATTCTGTACGTGATGTATAAGAAGGGAATTATTATAAAAGTGTAA
- a CDS encoding cytochrome-c peroxidase codes for MNKRALRPWMAVALWMMVTVWGCGEEQTQKKIVEQDDIRKLAALPTEVPFPADNAPSDEKVALGRLLFFDPILSGHRDVACATCHHPEFGFAESLELSIGANGRGMGSKRTFNVPNDIPFVKRNSQTILNAAFNGVTLAATAINPSNAPMFWDVRVKSLENQALEPIKALEEMRGHQYVSEAALDSVVNRLRKNKEYQALFRAAFPMESPITVENMAKAIAAYERTLVGGNSRFDQYLRGDKNALSINEVDGMQAFLKSGCAKCHNGPMLSDYQLHALGVADNDKLPQSDAGVDNQYKFRTPSLRNLRYTAPYMHSGTLKTLEHVLEFYEDLAGDKIRNPKVKKEQLDPIVENLKVDFKDISLIVEFLNTLNDDQFDRSVPQRVPSGLKPGGNLN; via the coding sequence ATGAATAAACGGGCTTTGCGTCCATGGATGGCGGTGGCTTTATGGATGATGGTGACGGTTTGGGGCTGTGGAGAAGAACAGACTCAAAAGAAAATAGTGGAGCAGGACGATATACGTAAATTGGCTGCTTTGCCCACCGAAGTGCCTTTTCCTGCCGATAATGCTCCGTCAGACGAAAAAGTGGCCCTTGGCCGTTTGTTGTTTTTTGATCCTATTTTATCTGGTCACAGAGACGTTGCTTGTGCTACATGTCACCACCCTGAGTTTGGATTTGCCGAAAGTCTTGAACTTTCCATTGGGGCAAACGGGCGCGGCATGGGCAGTAAGCGGACGTTTAACGTTCCAAATGATATTCCTTTCGTCAAACGAAATTCTCAAACCATTCTGAATGCGGCCTTTAATGGAGTTACGCTCGCCGCTACCGCCATTAATCCCTCCAACGCGCCCATGTTTTGGGACGTGCGGGTCAAAAGTCTTGAGAATCAGGCGTTGGAGCCTATCAAAGCCTTGGAAGAGATGCGCGGGCATCAGTATGTTTCGGAAGCAGCACTTGACAGTGTGGTGAATCGGTTGAGAAAAAACAAAGAATACCAAGCTCTTTTCCGGGCAGCTTTCCCGATGGAATCACCCATTACGGTAGAAAATATGGCCAAAGCCATTGCCGCTTATGAGCGTACGTTGGTGGGTGGTAATTCTCGTTTTGACCAATATTTGCGGGGCGATAAAAATGCACTTTCTATCAATGAGGTGGACGGAATGCAGGCATTTTTGAAATCGGGATGTGCCAAGTGTCATAATGGACCGATGCTATCGGATTATCAATTGCACGCATTGGGAGTGGCTGACAACGACAAACTACCACAGTCGGACGCTGGGGTAGACAATCAATACAAATTCAGGACGCCAAGCTTGCGAAATTTGCGCTACACGGCGCCGTATATGCACAGCGGTACGCTCAAAACGCTGGAACATGTGCTCGAATTTTACGAAGATTTGGCGGGGGATAAAATCCGTAATCCAAAAGTAAAAAAAGAACAACTCGATCCGATTGTTGAAAATCTCAAAGTGGATTTCAAAGATATTTCGTTGATTGTAGAATTTCTGAATACCCTCAATGACGACCAATTTGACCGTTCGGTGCCCCAACGCGTGCCCAGTGGCTTAAAGCCCGGCGGCAATCTCAACTAA
- a CDS encoding TolB family protein, giving the protein MKKYIVLISLLSAQLAFSQAPVAGKIKSNVEVMDVRSGKRQVILTAGYLLESPNWSRDGKYFIINSKGLLEKISLKGESLGVVDTEFANRCNNAHGISYDGKSIFFSYNDVRAGINDNSRIFKVPIEGGTPLLLTEKAPSFWHSVSRSGKNILYSAQRNGEWDIYKLPTAGGEEIRLTSTTGLDEGPEYAHDSKFIYFNSNRTGRMQLFRMKPDGTDQERLTDDEFDNWFAHPSPDGKWLVYMSYLEDQKGKHPLGKEVKLRLLNLKTKQVKDLTDTFVGGQGTLNVPCWSPDGKKIIFVTYKVE; this is encoded by the coding sequence ATGAAAAAATACATTGTTTTAATAAGCCTTTTAAGTGCGCAACTTGCTTTTTCTCAAGCGCCAGTTGCTGGAAAAATAAAAAGTAACGTCGAGGTGATGGACGTTAGGAGTGGCAAAAGACAAGTGATTTTGACCGCTGGTTATCTGTTAGAATCGCCCAATTGGTCGCGGGATGGGAAGTATTTTATCATTAACAGCAAAGGTTTGCTAGAGAAAATATCCCTAAAAGGCGAATCGTTGGGTGTAGTTGACACCGAATTTGCCAACCGTTGCAACAACGCGCACGGTATCAGCTACGATGGTAAAAGCATTTTCTTCAGTTATAACGACGTTCGGGCTGGTATCAACGATAACTCCCGCATTTTTAAAGTCCCTATCGAAGGCGGAACGCCGCTCTTATTGACCGAAAAAGCCCCTTCTTTTTGGCATAGCGTGAGCCGTTCGGGAAAGAATATATTGTACTCTGCTCAGCGCAACGGCGAATGGGATATTTATAAGCTACCAACAGCAGGTGGCGAGGAGATTCGGTTGACTAGTACCACTGGTTTGGATGAAGGCCCCGAATACGCACATGATTCCAAATTTATTTATTTTAACTCCAATCGCACGGGCCGAATGCAGCTCTTTCGGATGAAGCCCGACGGGACGGACCAAGAACGACTCACCGACGATGAATTTGATAACTGGTTTGCGCACCCAAGCCCTGACGGTAAATGGCTGGTGTATATGTCTTATTTGGAAGACCAAAAAGGAAAACATCCGTTGGGAAAAGAAGTAAAATTGCGTTTGTTGAACCTTAAAACAAAACAAGTCAAAGACTTGACGGATACTTTTGTGGGTGGACAAGGCACGCTGAATGTGCCATGCTGGTCGCCCGATGGTAAAAAGATTATTTTTGTGACCTATAAGGTAGAGTGA
- a CDS encoding dihydrofolate reductase family protein, producing the protein MRKIVLGLAVSLDGYIEGPNGEYDWCFTDQDYGLNEFFTRIDSIFVGRKTYEMALAEDGQESWLPKMREYIFSTTLTDADISPKKTLISGDIEARVKAIKNQKGKDIWLFGGAELTNTLMNLGLVDEIWLSIHPIILGAGKPLFSSLKERRWLTLTDSKVYESGLVSLKYDCKWDTVETA; encoded by the coding sequence ATGAGAAAAATTGTGTTGGGCCTAGCCGTAAGCTTAGACGGCTACATTGAAGGCCCCAATGGTGAATACGACTGGTGCTTTACCGATCAGGATTATGGATTAAATGAATTTTTTACGCGGATAGATAGCATTTTTGTGGGCCGCAAAACCTACGAAATGGCCTTGGCAGAGGATGGGCAGGAGAGCTGGCTTCCTAAGATGAGGGAATATATTTTTTCAACAACCCTCACCGATGCCGATATAAGCCCCAAAAAAACGCTTATCAGCGGAGATATTGAAGCGAGGGTTAAAGCAATTAAAAACCAAAAAGGCAAAGATATTTGGCTTTTTGGGGGCGCTGAGCTCACCAATACTCTCATGAATCTTGGTTTGGTAGATGAGATTTGGCTATCCATTCACCCCATTATTTTGGGGGCGGGAAAGCCGCTTTTTAGTAGTTTAAAAGAACGAAGATGGCTCACACTGACCGATTCAAAAGTGTATGAAAGTGGGTTGGTTTCCCTGAAATACGACTGCAAGTGGGATACCGTAGAGACTGCATAA
- a CDS encoding MmcQ/YjbR family DNA-binding protein — protein MYEVISLLPVPFDSSLFIFYAMVDLEQAYEILSSMPNAVEVPHFDKPAYKINGKIFATFNIENKWVTLKLTPEQQVIYCEDTSFYPVPNKWGVYGWTHVDLNRVKKSAFVEAIETAYNNIIAEKPKRKR, from the coding sequence ATGTATGAAGTAATTTCGTTGCTGCCCGTTCCTTTTGACAGCTCGTTGTTTATTTTTTATGCTATGGTTGATTTAGAACAAGCCTATGAGATTTTATCCTCAATGCCCAACGCGGTGGAGGTACCTCATTTTGACAAACCTGCTTACAAAATCAACGGTAAAATTTTTGCTACTTTCAACATTGAGAATAAGTGGGTAACCTTGAAACTAACACCTGAACAACAGGTAATTTACTGCGAAGACACGTCATTTTATCCCGTTCCCAACAAATGGGGAGTGTACGGTTGGACGCATGTTGACCTCAACCGAGTCAAAAAGAGTGCTTTTGTGGAAGCCATCGAAACTGCGTACAACAATATCATTGCGGAAAAACCAAAGCGAAAAAGGTAA
- a CDS encoding YdeI/OmpD-associated family protein, with amino-acid sequence MVSFKALLQKFDKKGEKTGWTYFEIPAYIANELNPGVRTSYRVKGKLDGYSIKLVALLPMGEGGFIIPVNADMRRGIRKKEGASIEVELEIDTDPLPQSDDLLACLEDEPKALAYFNSLPTSHQNYYSKWIESAKTVETKTKRISMMIKGMTMGLNYGETLRYFRDLEK; translated from the coding sequence ATGGTCTCTTTCAAGGCATTGCTGCAAAAATTTGATAAAAAAGGCGAAAAAACGGGCTGGACGTATTTTGAGATTCCGGCATATATTGCCAATGAACTCAATCCTGGTGTAAGAACATCGTACCGTGTAAAGGGCAAGTTAGATGGGTATTCTATCAAACTTGTGGCTCTTTTGCCTATGGGCGAGGGCGGTTTTATCATTCCTGTCAATGCCGATATGCGGCGAGGCATTCGTAAAAAAGAAGGTGCAAGCATCGAGGTTGAGCTTGAAATAGATACCGACCCATTGCCGCAGTCAGACGATTTGCTGGCGTGTTTGGAAGATGAACCCAAAGCGTTGGCGTATTTCAACAGTTTGCCTACTAGCCACCAAAATTATTATAGCAAATGGATTGAGTCGGCCAAGACGGTAGAAACCAAAACCAAGCGCATTTCGATGATGATCAAGGGCATGACGATGGGGTTGAATTATGGCGAGACCCTGCGGTATTTTCGCGACTTAGAGAAGTAA
- a CDS encoding SRPBCC domain-containing protein: MNTKLALKTSILLHAPATAVWDALTNPAVVKEYFFGTTLITDWEVGGPVRFTGEWDGVAYEDKGTVLAFEPERYLSYNYWSSFSGTDDVAENYANIEYILDAAEDGTRLTITQDNLKDEEALAHSENNWRALLKEMKKLVENKA, translated from the coding sequence ATGAATACAAAATTAGCCCTGAAAACATCAATTCTGCTTCATGCCCCTGCTACTGCCGTTTGGGATGCCCTCACAAATCCTGCCGTTGTAAAAGAATATTTTTTTGGTACTACTTTGATTACCGATTGGGAAGTGGGTGGACCAGTCCGCTTTACGGGCGAGTGGGATGGTGTGGCTTACGAAGACAAAGGAACGGTATTGGCCTTTGAACCTGAGCGTTATCTGTCGTACAATTATTGGAGTTCATTCAGCGGGACGGATGATGTTGCCGAAAATTACGCCAACATTGAATACATCCTAGATGCCGCCGAGGATGGAACACGCTTGACCATCACGCAGGACAATCTGAAAGACGAGGAAGCGCTTGCCCACTCAGAAAATAACTGGCGGGCCCTTTTAAAAGAAATGAAAAAGTTGGTGGAAAATAAAGCGTGA
- a CDS encoding helix-turn-helix transcriptional regulator produces the protein MNRIDRLLAIALTLQSRKYTSAEVLSERFGMSVRTVYRDLKALDEIGIPIGFESNKGYYIMQGYFLPPVMFSTEEANALVLVESIVERFTDKSIRRHYHSALNKVKSVLKHQQKEHVEHLEEKVVTSASCPNHNFEYLAEIQTSITNQTILQLHYQNAGQEGSLREIEPIGMIFYSMAWHVIGWCWLRNEYRDFKVARILKLQNTYKAFRKANHQHLNDYIKQQQIKMVLT, from the coding sequence ATGAACCGCATCGACCGTTTATTGGCCATTGCCCTTACACTGCAATCTCGAAAATATACCTCGGCCGAGGTATTGTCTGAGCGCTTTGGTATGAGTGTTCGTACCGTTTATCGTGATTTAAAAGCATTGGACGAAATTGGGATTCCGATTGGATTTGAGTCAAACAAGGGATATTATATTATGCAGGGTTATTTTTTGCCCCCTGTGATGTTTAGTACCGAAGAAGCCAATGCACTGGTGTTGGTGGAGTCGATTGTGGAGCGTTTTACCGATAAGTCTATTCGTCGACATTATCATTCGGCGCTCAATAAAGTAAAATCCGTGCTTAAACATCAGCAGAAAGAACACGTTGAGCATCTGGAAGAGAAGGTGGTGACGAGTGCATCTTGCCCCAATCATAATTTTGAATACTTGGCCGAAATTCAAACGTCAATTACGAATCAGACCATTTTACAGCTACACTACCAAAATGCTGGTCAAGAGGGAAGTCTGCGTGAAATCGAACCGATTGGGATGATTTTTTATTCTATGGCTTGGCACGTGATTGGGTGGTGTTGGCTGCGAAATGAATACCGTGACTTTAAGGTGGCCCGCATCCTGAAATTACAGAATACGTACAAGGCTTTTCGTAAAGCCAACCATCAACACCTCAACGATTATATAAAACAGCAACAAATCAAAATGGTACTGACATAG